From the genome of Setaria viridis chromosome 1, Setaria_viridis_v4.0, whole genome shotgun sequence:
GGTGCATAGTAATAGGACTCTGACGATTGTTTGTTCCATTCATGGTACTTCCTATTTCCATAACAAGACAATTCCGTGACCCTGCTGAAGCGGTCCATAAGATATGTTCCTTTTCACCTTTTCACCTTTAGTAGGCAGGACTGCACAATTGACTAAGGAATCATTTGCAATAAGGCCTAGAGCCCAAGAGTTCAGAGAGGATACCTATATATTCGCTGGCCGACTGATGATTATGGTGTCATTTGGGCGTTACAAGTAATTTCTGTTTTTATAAAAGGCTTTTGAAGAGCTTGTGAATCCATGTAAGTTTTCGTTTAGTTTCAAACATGTGATTCCTTTTTCAACAAAAGATAGTTGAGTACCCTCAATTATAGCATTATTACCACTTCTACAAAAGGAGCTGTGGATGTGGTTCAATTTGTAGATATTCATTGTGCAAAATGTGAAGAGATTTTAGTAGCTGTACACATTACATAAAAGAGAAAATTGCAAACATACCACTGATCAACCCCCATTTACTCTTTTTACCATAGTGCTAAAATTTCACCTCATGGTATGTTTACAAAATTCCCTTATATAAAGGCATGTTTTCTAGTTAAATGGCTAGACTCTTAAAACAAGAATCCGGCAGGGACATCACGATATCCAGGGCCAGGGGAGCGGACGTCGGTGGCATGAAGGCGCGCGGAgtggaaggaagagaagaagaccGTCGTCTCGTCGGGATCCGGCggggggaggaggtggacgcGGCGCTGGCTGATTCCATTTGAGCGCAGAGAAAGGATAAGGCCCAATGTATTCATTCACTCGGGTCTCAAACTGGGCCTTCCACCTGTTTGCTGCCGGCCCAGATGGCGGCACACTAACTTTTGGCTAGCACATAGTACAGGGTGAATCCTCtctctaaaaaaaaaaaaaaacatagtacGTGGTGAAGAAAGGTGAAAAGTGAAAATCACACGACAGTACGACACACGGGTAGCTACGAGACAACGTACACGTACTCGTAGATTACTAGGAAAGGGGGGACTGGGCAAAAGTGCGGTACACAGGGCCGTCCTTATCCGAGGCCGAGACCGGGAGAGGCGGGTGGGTCAGCATCAGCATGCTGAAACGACGAAAAAAAACAGTCGCCATCAGCGACGGGAGGTAAAGGTGCGGATGGAAAAGACTGCGAGCATGGCCGTGCAGGCTGCACTCACGGAGCCGACCGAGCAGCCTGACGGCGCCAAGGAAAAGGCGTTGGGGTTGGGGCGCTGCTTCTGAtcgtcgcctcccctccccttcccgctGTCACGGCACATTGGTACAaggaagcaagcaagcaggGGCTTGCTTGCTGCTGACGCAGCCGTGCATGTAATGTAGCCTGTCCTGCCGTGTGTGGTCCAGTACTACTACTCCAGCGTTAGCGCGGGGCGGCACGTCGAGGAGGAGCCAAACGTACAGTACGTCGATGATGCAATGCACTGCACCTGCACGCCGTGGCTGCAGCGCATGCATGGGGAGGTCAGCCATGGCCGGATGGCCCTCCCTACTCTCTGAGATCGATGCTAAAGATCACGGTGCGGCGACGAGCCACGCACGCGCTGCATTTTTAAAGATGGTTTGCATGGAGAAAGGACCACCTGCACGGGACCAATCAATCGAAAGCTGCTCGTCGCTCAAAGAGAAACCGGCGGGCAAGGCAAGCATGCGTCGCTGCTCACGAGGAGGCCAGGCGATGCCGATGCACTGGGAATCTGGGATGCAGCGAGCACCGAGCAAGCGCGCACAGCAGCGGTGGTCGTGACGTGCCTTTTCACGCCCGCCCGGGCCTCGACCGTTGCGTGGTCCCCGCCCCGGGCCCACGGCCACACGCACGGATCTCCACGTACGCGATCCCAACCGTTGCTGTTCCTCTTGCTTTCTCTTTTCGAGGGGAGCTGCCCCCGCTCCCACACGTTCGTTGTAGCCTTTTCGTTTCCGATCGTGCACGGCTGTTTTTTTTCCCCGCTAAGTAAACACGGCTCTAGAGTCTAAAACGCAAGCTGGCAGTGGATTAGTAGTACTGAACGGGAACGACACTGTAGCTGCAGGCAGTAGCAGCTTCTGCCGGGTTCGTAAATGCCAACACACCATCCCTGCACTGCAAATGCACTGCATTGACGAATCGAAACAACAAAAGGCAGGCATTGAAGGTAAAGCCGCAGCGGCAACAAGAACACGCGGCCACCGCACCCGGGGCCGAACGTGCCCCCGCATttccggctccggcggccgctGCACGTCGTCACACACAGGCGACGACGCGCTTGCGCTTTGCCGTCTCAAAAATAATCCTTTTGCGTCCACACGCAGAGGAGGAGTAGAACTGGAGAAGCACAAGTTCGTGTGtgacacgccgccgccgccttcgcagAATCGCTGCCGACTGGCCGTCGACCACCAAACCAAGCAGCAGCGTATCAAACGCAAAGGAAAAATGCGGCCTCGACCTCGTTGTATGGTCGCGCGTttgtcgtcatcgtcatcgtggGCACCGGATTGAGCTGACGCGTGCGACTGCTTTTCCAGTCCCATTTTTTTAAGTGGGGTTGCAGGCGGTGTTGTACTTGACTTGCGCACGACCCTCCCCGGGCCACGGCCACTGGAGCCCACCAGCAACCAGGTCCtatccgatcccaagcctccgGGACCGGACGGCACGGCGCCgcgcggagcagaggagggCACGGCAGCACGGGGAGTCGGGGACGGGGGAGGAATTCCGGCAGGCAGGCTCCATCCATTCCTGGGTCCTCGCGCCAATTAATGACGCGGCTTCTCCTTCTTCTATCCTGGGGATCTCAATACGGGAGCACGAATCCTGGAACATGCGCTGCATGTCGCCTTTACACGAAAATTCGTCGTTTTTAATTCGGGTCACACCAGGTGTTTAAGTACCGGTAAGAAGGATTGAAcctaaactaattataaaattaattgtataagcTGTGCTAAATAATTcgattaaatctaattaattcataattaacaatgtttattgtagcatcacatgtgcTAAACATGTATTAgttaggtttaatggattcaTATTGCGAATTAGTCctcgtttatgcaattatttttgtcattagcttatgtttaatacccctaattaacatccaaacatccgatgtgactgaactaaactttaacccggtggtatccaaataccccttaCTCTAGAGAGCGTCAATAGGAGGTATCTGAACCGTTTAGAATCAGCTCGAGCTCTGTTCCTGCACCCTCCTCCTCTGAATTAAGTCCCATCTATACGGTAGCTTTATGTCATATCGTATGAGCTACGGTACATCCTGTTCACTGCTTTGATCCTGTGCAGGTGGTCCTTCTCTTTTCGATATTCAAAATCACTTGAATGTCACCCCTCTCTCCCCTGTTCGTCGTTGCTCTTTCTCCCTCCTTCCGTCCCTCCACCTTttccctctctttcctctcAACCGGGAACCTGCGGCGGCGAATCTCGCTGCCGGGGCCAGATCCGGCAACGGTGGTACCAAGCGGCGGTGGCTCAGGCCGCCACAAGAACCGGGCAACATCAACGTTATCATGGGCATTTCGGACCATACGAAAATACAGAGGCTCGTGGGTGGGTCCAAGAGCAACGAAGACGTATAAAATGGCACGATTCAGACAACCCATGAATTGTAATAGCATGGTTACAAATACGCGCATTGTAATGGTATATCTCCAAACTCATGAAGTTGCAATGGCACCGTTCCAATTAACCCTAAATTATAGTGTTACTTATACTGAAACATGTGTTCAGTTATTAGTAGTCTAATTTAAATCTTCTATTGGTTTTCTTAACACAACATACTCAGTACATGTTATTTTAATTTCTTAACACAATTGAGTAATTATTTGCTGAGCTTTCACCCTGTGCATCTCATGTAGCAATAGCTGGTTGATGTCTTGGTACCTATCAAGCTTGAGCTCAGGCTTTTGATTTGTGATGTCACTTTCATGCTACAACCATCAACTACTTGAGTAATCTTGCATAACATTTGTTTTAGTGGATAAAACTTGTGTGTGTGACCTTTAGCATGTTCCTGGTACAGTTAATTCAATCAAATGTTTCTATGCCAGGTCATCTTGTTACAAGTAGCTTGCTCACCTTTCATTTTGTGATTGTTTCATCGTGTACAGACATAGAAACATGGCTTAGTTGCTATTTAGTTTACTGGTCAATAAATCTTGTTTTGTATGCTTGCATTTCTTTTTGTCTGTCTATTTCCAAATCCAAGCTACTTCATCTGATGCTTTCGAGCATTTCCATATGCTCCCGTCTATTTTCTCCTTGAGAATGGCATAACCTGTGTCTGTGAGGGAATCGTCAGTTTGTTATACGGATTTAGTTCTCTGGTTGACGAAAGTGACAATGTCACATCATCATTTTGTTATACGGATTTAGTTCTCTGGTTGACGAAACTGACAATGTTCTGTTCTTGGTCCCTGACAGGTTACATCCCCACGGTTCCTGCTACTGTTTGTTGGATTTTAGAAATCTCGAGGCATTTTTCATTTGAATTTTCCACctttttattttaacttttccgTGTGTGCCGGGCCTTGACTATAAGCTATATTAATGCTTCCCCTCCAACCAACTCCTTTGGTTGATCTATCTCTATTCTGTGCTAGGAATACGATGTATATTCTTGTTAAAGAAACTTGATTTTAGATACTCTGCTACTGATCCATCTTCTCATAACTCAATGGCATGTTTGTTGATAGTATGGGACATGGCTTGTGCATTTTTAGTTTTTGAACGTATGTGGGAAGCACAACATGAATGGAATGAAATATGTGAGGGAAAAATTGATGCATATTTTTTACTTTGTTTGTGAAACTTTTAAAGATGTAAAAAAACTTATGGTGGTGTATACAGGATCAATTTATACTGTAACATGCTTGCTCCTACTTGTATAATTTGGAAAAATTAGAATTTACATGCTTTACTTTTTAATGTGTAGTTTCTAATGTGATCTTTTTATAGCACATGTAAATGTTGCGCAAGATGTTGTCACTCTCTATCCGTGCAACTACAAATATATGTATAGTGAAAGCTAATTAGACCTTGAGTTGTACATAATGCAATGCTACATTTGGTATCCTAAAAAAAATGTATAGGATTTGTCAATAGAAGGTATTTTCATTGTTATAACAGGATTTGGGGTGGTACATGAGTCAAACATGTCACATAGTAAAAAATATTTGTGATATTTTTATCACTAAAATGGGCAGTTTTTTTTATTGTGGTACCAGGCTTTGGAGTGGTACATAAGTTATATGTGAcgtttataaaaaatatttacaaaattTGTCAATAATAGTTATGAAACTGGATTTTTGCGTGGTACATGACTGTGGAACGGGAGTGGTACATGATCGTGGTACGGGAGTGGTTCTTTATGCGTGGAACGGGAGTGGTACTGTGAACGTGAGCATGGTACGTGATGGTACTGCAAATATTATTTAATGGTAACTTTTAAATCAATAAGTAATCATCAATTATTTAAATATCAAAATTATTTGAACGATTGCCGGAGGTTTGTCCGGTGTGCACAATTGAAAGTGCGAAATCCCATGCATATGTGAACGTGTGGTGGAGGATGGCGGGTCAAAAACATGAAAGCCTGTATAAGCAAGCTTTATGTCTCATCAAAACAACTTTACGTCATTGAGTATAGAGTCCTTCATGTCAGTGTATCTAACATATCATAAAGAATAAATGATATACACTACAAATACACTAATATGGGACAAGATCTCACGTTTGCCAATACAGAACGAAAAATCAGGATAGAAATTATGCCAACGCGTGGAAGTAAAACGTACTTTTCGTAGGTTGACTGCCTAATTGTGACGAAGAAGAGCCTGATGAAACTGGAGGCAACAGAGGAGAGTTGTGGTACTTGGTTACTGGAATTTGGCTGCAGTCGCTTCAAATGACACTTTCCAGTGTCATGCATTCTTCACTTTAGTCTTCCGCACAGCAGATCATTAGTCTACTTCTGCTCACGAGAAAACACAAGTATGGCAGCCACAGATGATTAGATGAAACGCTCCtagattttttttcactttGGCATCATTTATAACCATATCTCCACTCCATCGGATCAAATTTCTCCACTCCAGCTCACCACCAGAAGCATTCAgggcttgtttggttggaggcttgtttggttggaggccTGGAGGATTTGTCAGGTGAAAAGTGTTGCCTAAGAGTTGCGCGTAAAGTTGATGCATTTTGCCTGGCAAGGCAAGTTCGAAGAAGATGTGTTTGATTGGAGTTCTATACCTGATAGCTCTAACAACATTATATTGCATCTTAGTTAGAAAGTACGCATATATATCAATCAATTCCTCCCTGTATTTTAATAATTAATCTTTATTTTTAGTATTTCTAGGTTCGTTGCTTACTTTTTAAGTgatattgaatttttttaaaagatattTTTGCTAAATGTTCTTCCTGTGCTCATCAATTTATAGAGAAAGAGACGAGTCGGGACgtggtgattttttttaaaaagaaaagaatgaaaaGGGCACATGACATGGTAGCGTGCGTTAATGACCTCATTAATATCAGGCTAATCTGCTTGCCTGCGCCAGGCGTTCAAAATCGAGTGCCGGAGCTAGGCAACTGGCGCTAATCCCTATCCAGGCACAGGCAGCAGCATCGGTGCTCAGGACCCAACCAAACAAGATGCAGGAAATCACAGGCAGCACTCCGGCCAGGCAATTCAAGACGGTTTTGCTCTCGCACTGCCCCGTGCTCGCCATTGGAGGGAGCACAGTGGCATCCTATGCGAATTGACAGGTGACGTCACCACCCAGCAGCCCATCTCCagccaagaagaggaggcaAGCAGTCAAgcacagccacagccacagcAGAGCAGGAGGGAACCACCAGCCGGCAGCAGCGAAAACCGAAACGCCAAAACGAAacccgcgcggcgcggcgcctcAAAAACAACCCAAAGCGAAGCGCGCGGTAGAGCAAAGCAGCCGGGCACGGCAGCCAGGGAGGAgagagccaccaccaccaccaccgcggcaACCCCCCTCTGCCCGAGCAGCGAGCAGAGCCCACCTCCTCCGCTCCTCGGCTTCCCCTCCCCCGTTCCCTCACTGAGCCTCATCGATTGCGATGATGGAGATTCCTTCACGCGCGcctgccccctcctcctcgcccccaTCCGTATAAACCCCCATTCCTCCCCAAAACCCCAAACCAAGAACCGCAATCCCCCTCGCACCAGTTTcaaatcttgaaaaaaaaatcttgaatcttttaGAGGATTTGCCTCCCATCCGGGGGGGTGAGGACCGGCCGGATGGCTAAGGCGGAGaagctggtggtggaggtggtggcggcgcacaACCTCATGCCCAAGGATGGCCAGGGCTCCTCGTCGGCGTACGTCGAGGTGGAGTTCGACCACCAGAAGCGACGCACGCGGGCCAGGCTCAAGGAGCTCAACCCCGTCTGGAACGAGCGCCTCGTTTTCCCCGTCGCCGACCCCGACGACCTCCCCTACCGCGCCATCGACGTCGGGGTCTACAACGACCGCGCCGCGCCcggggccggcgccgcgggCCCCCACGGCCGGAACTTCCTCGGCAAGGTGCGGGTCCCGGCAGCCGGCGTTCCAGCGCCCGGGGAGGAGGTCGTGCCGCAGCTCTTCACCCTCGAGAAGCGCAGCCTCTTCTCCCACATCCGCGGCGAGATCACCTTGAAGATCTACCGCATCAACTccggcgacgtcgtcgtcaagtCCAAGCCCGATAAGCCGGcgaaggcggtggtggctgggCCGGAGGTCGTGGCGGCGCCGACGGTGACTGGGCCCAAgaagcagccgcagccgcagcatcagcatcagcatccTGTGGTGACCgtgcagccaccgccgccgcagccggagcCGCCCATGGACATCATGCCGCAGCCGGCCCCGATGGTCATGAAGCCGGTAATGCACGCCGACCCGTACCCTGTCCCGGCTATGTTCTCCGGCCCCGGCGACTTCTCTTTGAAGGAGACGCGGCCCCgccttggcggcggcgcggtcgccgACAAGGCGAGCGCGACCTACGACCTGGTGGAGCAGGTGGAGTACCTCTACGTGCGCGtggtgcgcgcgcgcggcgtcccGATGGTCGGCGAGGCCGTCGCGGAGGTCAAGCTCGGGAACTACCGCGGCGTGACGCCGGCCGTCCCTTCGCACAGCTGGGACCAGGTGTTCGCCTTCTCCAAGGAGACCATCCAGTCGTCGTTTGTGGAGGTgtacgtgcgcgcgcgcggcagTGACGACCACGTCGGCCGCGTCTGGTTCGACCTCGCCGAGGTGCCTCATCGCGCGCCGCCGGACAGCACGCTCGCCCCGCAGTGGTACAACATGGAGGACCGCAAGGGCCAGCGTGGCGGCGCTGAGGTTATGGTCGCCGTCTGGTTCGGCACCCAGGCTGACGAGGCCTTTGCGGAGGCCTGGCACTCCAAGGCCGCCGGCGTCCATGGCAATGGGCCACTAGGCTCCATCAAGTCCAAGGTGTACGTCGCGCCCAAGCTCTGGTACCTTCGTATCTCCATCATTGAGGCGCAGGACTTGTTCCCGGCGGATAAGGGGCCATTGGCGATTGGTCGATTCCCGGAGCTCTTCGTGCGTGCGCAGGTGGGGAACCAGATTATGCGCACACGGCCGGCGCCCATGGTGTCGACACGGGGACCATCCAGCCCCTTCTGGAATGAAGACCTGATGTTTGTGGTGGCAGAGCCATTTGAGGAGTTCTTGGTGCTGTCTGTTGAAGACCGAGTTTCACCAGGCCGTGATGAATTGCTTGGTCGCCTTGTTGTGCCAGTATCCACCATTGAAAGGCGGTGGGATTGGAAACCAGTGGTTTCCAGGTGGTTTGGGCTGGACCGTGGCACTGGTGGTGGCAATGTTTCTGGTAGTAATGTGCACAGGTTTGGGAGCCGCCGCATGCATCTCAGGCTAAGTCTTGATGGAGGCTACCATGTTCTGGATGAGGCTACAGCTTACAGCAGCGATCTCCAGCCTACAGCAAAACAGCTATGGAAACCACATGTTGGTGTGCTTGAGCTTGGTGTTCTTGGTGCTACTGGCCTAATTCCAATGAAGACCCGGGATGGCAGGGGTGCGACTGCAGATGCATATTGTGTTGCAAAGTATGGCCAGAAGTGGATCCGCACACGCACTGTTGTTGACTCTTTGTGCCCTCGGTGGAACGAGCAGTACACATGGGAGGTGTTTGACCCCTGCACTGTCATCACTGTTGGTGTGTTTGACAACTGCCATGTCGACAAGCCTGCATCAGGGAATACTACGGTGGCTGTCCATGATAATTGCATTGGTAAAGTTCGCATTCGGCTTTCAACATTGGAGACTGATAGGGTGTATACCCATGCCTACCCTCTGCTTATGCTGCATCCATCCGGGATCAAGAAGATGGGGGAGCTTCACCTAGCTGTGCGTTTCTGCTGTGGCAATGTTGGCAACATGTTCCATGCCTATGTGCGCCCATTGCTTCCAAAGATGCACTATGCTGAGCCACTGCTTGTGCGCCAGGTTGAGACTCTTCGGTTCCAGGCTACCAACGTGGTAGCGGCCCGCCTTGGCCGTGCTGAACCACCGCTTGGCAAGGAGGTTGTTGAGTACATGCTTGACCACCGATTGCATCTGTGGAGCATGCGCCGCAGCAAAGCAAACTTCTTCCGTCTTGTCAATGTGCTCTCTGGTCCTATTACCATAGGCAAGTGGTTTGAGCTTGTCTGCTCTTGGCAGCGCCCGGTGCATTCTTGCCTTGCTGTGTTCACATTCCTGGTATTTGTCACAATGCCAGAGCTGATTCTTCCAACAGCCTTTCTGGCCATGGCATTCACTGGCCTCTGGAGGTACCGAGTCCGTCCAAGGAACCCGCCTCACATGGAGATGAGGCTGTCTCATGCAGACGGAGCTACTGCAGATGAGCTTGATGAGGAGTTTGACACGTTCCCTTCGAGCCGTGGAGATGTCGTGCGCTTCAGGTATGACCGCCTCCGCAGTGTGGCTGGGAGGGTGCAGACGGTGGTTGGTGATATTGCAACACAGGGTGAGAGGATGCAGGGCCTGCTCAGCTGGCGTGACCCGAGGGCGACACTTCTTTTCTCCATTGCATGTGTCCTTGCTGCTGTGATTGCTTATTGTGTGCCTATGAAGGTGATGATTGGGCTCTGGGGCTTGTACGCCATGCGGCCGCCAAGATTCAGAAGCAGGATGCCATCTCCACTGATGAACTTCTTCCGAAGGCTTCCTTCAAGGGCTGACATCCTGCTCTGATCCTTATGATTTCTATTGATGACTGGCTGCGGGGATGAGCAGCTGGCCTTCTGATTTGACTTGGTGATTTTGGCGGGAAGTTGGAGCTTCAGAGGAATCAAAGGAAGAAGCAAACTAGTCTGCTGTTGGTGCCTAATGGTGGTTGCTTAGTTTAATGGTGTTAGCATGTTAGGTAATGTAGTAATGTTGCTTTGTGGTGCGCCTGGTGGTATTTGTAGACTTGCCGTAGTAGCAGCTGCAGTGTTGCTGTTTGTACTTCAGTTGTGCAAACTGCAAAGACTTGCTGAGTAGATGGTAATGTTTGTGGTATTGATGAACTGATGAGACTATGAGGTCTAGTTTATTGGAAGGATGCTATCTTTATGCCCTGTGCTCAGGCTTTGCTGGACGCATTGTGGCTCTTCAAAATGTTCAGCGTGTTCTCTTTAAGACTTTTGTAGTACAATTCTGTTGTTAAAAGATGTCCTATCTGCAGTTCAGTTCTTGGATGATGGCAAGGTCGTTGCTCTGATTCACGTGGGCGTGGCTTTTTCTGTAACGTTATACTACTAGCATGTTCTCTTTGGAGTTACATCAGACTCCAAGGCTCCAAGCTGTTTCTGTTTGGTTTGTCTCCATCCTGTTCCCATGTGGCTGCAGGATTAAAATAACGGAGCAAGGAATTGTTGGTCCCTGTCTGTACTACAATGTACCAAGTGTTTTCTGTTTATCAACCCGATGCCCTGCATAGAAGTTGCAGATTGCTCAATACTTATCTTTGCGCGATTGTTTCTGTTTATCAACCCGATGCCATGTTTTCAATTATCTAGTGCAAAGGGAAATGTTTGTGCACTTGTCGTTGCATTGTTTGTTGCCTTTTACGTTCAGAGGCTTCACTTGTCTTGGGGGAGTAACATGTTCTGTACTAGAGCTAAAAACAACTAACATGTTGTGCACTACAGCACTAGCCATGTTGGATCTATGGCTGAGAAGGGCGGATATGAGACAGATGGCCATGGCGCCAGCCGCCGGGTACCTTTTGCTGTGAAACCAAAGAGGGGTCATTGTGCCAGGTATATCGTGCTGGCAACTTGCTACTCCCAGGCTACTAATATGAATCAGTAGCTGCCCAAGTATATGCCAAACAAGTATATGATTCGACAGTAAAACATCCCGGCTACTAATATGAATCAGTAGCTGCCCAAGTGCCTCGTACAAAAAGAATTCAATTCCAGACAAAGGCAAATAGTGCTCGTCGCATCATGAACAAGACTAACCTATGATCGATGCTATGTGAACGAGACTAACAAACCAATTGAACAAATGGCACGCATAACAGCTTGGATTAATGTATTTTGAACTCCCAGATATTCATGGTCATTCCAGTCACTAAATCACAAGAGCTGATTTAGTGCTCTACACCCATTGTGATAGGTTTACAACAAATGGAAGCACTGCACAATTGTTTCAAAGAGAATCCACTTTTGTGGCAGCAATCATCCTTCTGGCTGCAGCAGGGCTTCCGATACTTGAAAGTTGAAACGCCTCCAACATTATCCACCAATCATTATTATTCAAGATGCTGTGGTGCCGATTGCACGTTAGACAACAATGTTGTTTAGAACTTTTTATGTCATATTCTACTCTCAGCGGATGCTGGTGTCAAATTTGCTGGTGCCAAATCAAAATTCTCTTCCAGCATGGTGAATACTTCGGCAAGTGAAGACACCTTGAAGTCAGGTTTGACTTCCTCAGGCAAAGAATCATGTGGGCCATATCGCCCTGTTTCATCAAGTAAGCAAGTAAAAGCTCCTGCCCTCTTTCCACAAACAACCTGCAAAGTCTTCAAAAGGTGAGTATTTAGGTGAAAGCGCAATGCTCAGTTCTAGTTCTGTAGCAGTCTAGCTTATGTAAATGGCACACTAACTTCAGCTTATAGCTTAGCAAGAAAGCAAAAGAGGACCTCAGGAACTAGTAACATTACTTAGTGGGCATTTATGGAAGTGACCAATTTATGTTGGTTCCTGGCTGTGATGAAAATATAACTTCAAGCAGAGTCAGGTGAATATTCAGAAAGAAAAAGGTTATGAAGCAATTGTATGTAGGCTTGAAGTGTGCAACTTGGTTTCTGGTTATTGCATCATGCTAATTGAAACCATCGAAAAGAAGGTACTACTATAAGCAATCCTTTAAATGCTACATTTCATAATGAGATGAAGAATGCTCACATCATCCTTGAGACTGTCACCGACCATGATCACTTCATGTGGTGGAATGTTCCAAGTGGAGCAAATGTGAAGCAATGGAGCTGGATCTGGTTTATAGGGGCGAAATTCTCTGCTCAGTGCAGGAGCAAACATCATCTGCAGAGATCCCAATCGACACAGTTATAGAATAGAGTCGTATACCATAGTCTGGAAAAAAAGGATTGCCACATTATTATCAAATATACAGGACACCACAGATAACCAAATGAGCATGATGTATAAGCAAGCAACATTAGGGTAATGCAACAACTTACACCAAATCTTTGGTGAAACAAATCAACTGCATCCTTGACATTACGGGTGATCAAACCTCTTCTGCAAAAAGTTGAGGTCAAGAATCAAAAGCTGCATATGCATCTCTATCACAATAAAAGATTCGTAGGAAACACTAATAGTGACACCCCAACATGCTAGACAGTAGCCATGAACTCAATGGCATCTGTCAACCAACACAATCGTCTCTGGTAGCCACAAAAAGGCCATCGAAGAAGTGAAAATCAGCTTTTCAACGCACAGAAGTACATCACTGATGCAGTGATGCTAGCCAGCTTCTTTCCGATCACTCTATCTCTATGGTTGCACAGGCAGCAAAGCCACAGAATCACAATACATGATCTGTTAGAATATATTTAAGCATGAAAGCACATGGTTTTATTGAATCATATATACATGATCTGTTCCAtatatgaatatatatatagCTCCTGGTAGTTGCACAAAAAGTCTTGCAGAACATTCTGCTTGTATAAGATTTATTTTAAGAGACAAGAATATGGAAGACGATACTAAATCACATTATACTAAACTTAGTGAACAGTACACTGTAACTACAGATTCTGAATC
Proteins encoded in this window:
- the LOC117841551 gene encoding FT-interacting protein 3, which gives rise to MAKAEKLVVEVVAAHNLMPKDGQGSSSAYVEVEFDHQKRRTRARLKELNPVWNERLVFPVADPDDLPYRAIDVGVYNDRAAPGAGAAGPHGRNFLGKVRVPAAGVPAPGEEVVPQLFTLEKRSLFSHIRGEITLKIYRINSGDVVVKSKPDKPAKAVVAGPEVVAAPTVTGPKKQPQPQHQHQHPVVTVQPPPPQPEPPMDIMPQPAPMVMKPVMHADPYPVPAMFSGPGDFSLKETRPRLGGGAVADKASATYDLVEQVEYLYVRVVRARGVPMVGEAVAEVKLGNYRGVTPAVPSHSWDQVFAFSKETIQSSFVEVYVRARGSDDHVGRVWFDLAEVPHRAPPDSTLAPQWYNMEDRKGQRGGAEVMVAVWFGTQADEAFAEAWHSKAAGVHGNGPLGSIKSKVYVAPKLWYLRISIIEAQDLFPADKGPLAIGRFPELFVRAQVGNQIMRTRPAPMVSTRGPSSPFWNEDLMFVVAEPFEEFLVLSVEDRVSPGRDELLGRLVVPVSTIERRWDWKPVVSRWFGLDRGTGGGNVSGSNVHRFGSRRMHLRLSLDGGYHVLDEATAYSSDLQPTAKQLWKPHVGVLELGVLGATGLIPMKTRDGRGATADAYCVAKYGQKWIRTRTVVDSLCPRWNEQYTWEVFDPCTVITVGVFDNCHVDKPASGNTTVAVHDNCIGKVRIRLSTLETDRVYTHAYPLLMLHPSGIKKMGELHLAVRFCCGNVGNMFHAYVRPLLPKMHYAEPLLVRQVETLRFQATNVVAARLGRAEPPLGKEVVEYMLDHRLHLWSMRRSKANFFRLVNVLSGPITIGKWFELVCSWQRPVHSCLAVFTFLVFVTMPELILPTAFLAMAFTGLWRYRVRPRNPPHMEMRLSHADGATADELDEEFDTFPSSRGDVVRFRYDRLRSVAGRVQTVVGDIATQGERMQGLLSWRDPRATLLFSIACVLAAVIAYCVPMKVMIGLWGLYAMRPPRFRSRMPSPLMNFFRRLPSRADILL